The following nucleotide sequence is from Firmicutes bacterium ASF500.
TCTCAGGATCGCTCCCAATGACCGGCTCGCGCCATGAGCAACAGGCTTCCACACATACGGCAACGGGTATTGCTCCGGATTCTCACCGGATTCCCTCATCCCTGCATCTGCACATGAGCAGATACAAGGTCATGATGCTGTTTGGCAGAGAGATTATATCGCATCTGTACTGGAGTGTCAATCATCGTTGTACAGTTCGAACATCATGTTTTATCCTTTTTTTGTTTGCTTCATATCAGATTCTGGATGCATAATTTCGTATCTCCCGACCTTTTCTTCTCCCCTTTAGGGGCAGGGGGTGCCGGGGCAAAGCCCCGGCGAGTGCGGCCGGCGTATAGCCGGACGCTATGCTTGCCCTCCACGGAGGTAGATAAACCGCCCTCCAACTTCCACAAAAGCCGATGCCGCAGGGGCGGCACAAACGGGTATCAATCGCCTCAGCGGGTCTTTTTCCCGCCCCTGCCAATAAAATGGCACACGGGGCTTCACAGGGGCAACGAGGGGGGACTCTGGTGAGTTGTCGAATCTCCCAAAACCGCTTGACAACCTGGTCGGTTGGAGCTTCAATAAGGGCAGAGAGAAAAATTGCTGCTCCGCACGTTAGAGGTTTACACTTTGGTATCGACTCTCCAGTTGTCTTGGAGTTTTTTCATTGTTTTCTCCGTAGCAATTTTTGAGTGGCCTGATCCCTCCTGACCCATAACTTGACCCAGAATAGGAAAAAGACAGTGGGAACAACGGAGGAAAGAGGGCCGGAAAGTATTTGACTCCGGTGGGAAGAGTCTCCGAAAATGCCATAAAGGCCTAAACCGAACTTCGGAGCGCAGCTCATAACCCGGAGGTTGCAGGTTCAAGTCCTGTCCCCGCAACCAATTGATGTGTGGTCGATTTTTTGGAATTTTTGTTTGCATTCCAAAGTCGACCACACATTTATTTTTTGCACGCGAAAGGAGCACAGCCGATATGCTTGACTGTGCTTTGTTCTTTGTAATAGTTGTTTTCCGCTTGAATTGGAGTCAAATTCCCGATACTGGAGTGGGGACGCTCCTCGTTGTAAAATGAGATATACTCCCGGAGTGAGGCGGTCAAATCGCTTATACCTGCATAACGGAAGCGGTGAGTTTCCTCCACCTTCAAACTGGCAAAGAAAGATTCCATCGGAGCGTTGTCATAGGGAACTCCCGGAGCGGAGAAAGATTGTTTTACTCCACAACTGAGAAGCAGGTTTCTAAATTCGTGGGCTGTATATTGGGAACCTCTGTCGCTATGAAAAAGCAAGCTGGCGGGATGGCCCCTCACCTCCAATGCGTCTCGGAATGTTAAGAGTACCAGCGATGTATCCTTATGGAGCGATAATCTTGCTCCTATAACTCTTCTGGCAAACAGATCTAATATTGTACACAGGTAGCAAGTCCCAATATCTGTCTTAAACTCTGTGATGTCACTGACCCATACCATGTTAGGTGCTCGCGGTGAAAATTGCCGGGCCAACAGATTGGCATCACTACTTTGCCAATTTGTATTCGTGCATTCCCTTTTGCTGGGTGGCTGCAGAGCAATTTCGTGGAGCAGCTCTAAAACTTTATGTTTGCTGACTGTAAAGCCTTGACCCATTAACTGTTGGCGAATATTTTCCGAACCAGGTCGTTGAATGCTTCTATCACAGATTTCCTGAATTACAGGAAGAAGTTCTTGGTTGTGCTTTTCGTAAACAGTGACCTCTGGTCTGCGGAAAGTCCGGTAGTATAAATTGGATTTTCGAATACACAATGAACGGCAAACTTGATTGGGACCATAGATCTTAAGTAATGGATAGGCACGGGAAATACGCTGGGCCTCTGGAATACCTGCTATGATCTCATTCAAAAGTTTTAATTCGTTCTGCCTTTGCTGTACTATTAGTTTTAGATGTTCATTTTCCTGCTGTACAGATTTTACACTTAACTGAGTGCTTCGAGCATATTGGGAATCAATATGTCTGAACCATTCTCGTAGGGGCTTGTCGGTTACTCCGGATATTTCACATAGTTCTGTCAGTGTAAATCCATTTCTAAATTTTTCATATAGCGACCATTTATACGCATCACTGTGGAATCTGGACATTATCCCCCTCCGCTTCCTGAGATTCAGAGGGGTAATAAGTATCTGAACGACAGTTACTGGCAAGCCCCATTTGATTCATAAATTTAATGATTTTCTTTTTGCTGGTAACTATGCCCTGATTGCGCAACTGGATGCGGATTCGTTCCGCACCAAGGCGGCCATCGCTCTCTGAGAAGATTTCCTGGATTTTTGAACTGATATACTCATCCTGCTTTTGACGCTCTGCTTTCCTTTGTTCCTGCCGTTTATGATAATAAATGGATGAAGGAGATACTTCAAAGGTTTGGGCAAGAAATCTGGCTGGATATGAATCTAAAAGTGGTAGTGCCATACTGATTCGCTGTCTCAACGGAATTGTTTGGAGGATTCCGCTTGTATGGATAATTGATAAGGAGCGTTCTGCTTCTTCCAGTCTTTGCTTCAGTTTTTCAGTATAAGTAAGAATTGCTCCGATATCTTGAATCGGGAGATCAGTCAGTGGGTGACCATTCAAATCTTTTTTCCAGTCATTAATCCAGCGATAGATTGTGACAAAATGGATTCCAGATTCTTCTGCAATTTCTTTTGGCGTGTATCCGCACACGTATTTTATAAAAACTTCCTGCTGAATACCTTTTGAATATCCCATATAAATACCTCCTGTTGTTCTGATTTAACGCAACAGGAGGTATTTTATCATGTAAGTATAAACCAAAGCTAGAGACACTGAACCAAAAATCACCGTCCTTGACGCCTCATAGCCTGCACAGCAGCGGCAATGTCATCGGAGACACTTTCTTTACTCCATTCGTCCCAGAATTTCACTGTTGCACTGTTAGGCTTTTGTCTGGGAATATCAATTATAATACGGCTGGGCAATAAGGATGCGTCACCTACAGCAATCGCTTCTCCAATATCCAAGATCGGAAGCAGGTCGGCAAAATTACCAATACTGTCTGGAAGAAGTTTTTTGATTACGGCTTGGTCGTCCGCATTAGTTAGACACATAGCAATAAAGTTGCTACTCTGACTGAGCACTGTACGATTCACTTCGGAAGGGCGTTGGCTTACAATTACCAGACCAATCCCATATTTACGGCCTTCTTTTGCAATCCGCTCAAAACTCTGTAAACTCGATAATTCAACCCCCTGCTGAGCATTAGCTGGAATATACAGATGTGCTTCATCACAGAAAATCGCCAACGGATTCAACTTCGTCCTGTCCATCCATTGCTGTACAGAAAAAACGATACGTGCTAGAAGGGATACGATCAACGGGAGGATGTCTGAGGGCACCTCAGAAAAATCCAATATTTTAATGCCGCCACCCTGACTGGCTGGAGCCATAAGTTGTTTGCAAAGTGTTTCCATATAGGAAAAATCCAGCAGTTCTTCCGCATCAGAAAACATGAAATTCAGACGTTTGTCTATCATTTTGGCATTGAGACGTTGGATAAAACGAGGTAGTTTCCCGTGAAAATCTCCCTGCTTTTCCCGGGTTCCTGATCCAGGTACCATTTCTACATTTTTTGCATCTAAAAAGTCAAGGACCTGGGTAATGCGATAAGGCACAGGACTATCCAAAGTGATTTCACTGGCCAGTTCATTGCGCCCAGTTTCTTCCAGCACGGAGATTTTTTCTTTCATCACTGCTTGGCTGAATATCATTGCCTGATTGGGTGCATTAGAATCGGAACGATCCAGCATCAGAGCAAGCATCTCTTCATAACTCAACAGCCAGTAGGGAAGAAACATAATTTGTTCAGAGGGCACATCAGAAGGGCCTGCAATCTTGTAATGTTGGATACCAGCCCCTGTAATAGGCGAGTATTCTCCGTGAATATCAAAGAGAATTGCGTTGCAGGATTTTAATTCTGCAATTTTTTCTAATAGCGTAGCAACTGTAAAAGATTTTCCAGAGCCGGTACTTCCAACAATAACGGCATGGCGTTGGAATAGTTTGTTGCCATCCAGCCATGCGGGTGCTCCATCGTTGATTGTGTACTTACCAATCCGTAAGGGATGCTCCATTCCAGAATCAGCCCCAGAAATCACACTCATAAATGCAGTAAGTGTATCATCTGTCATAATGAAGCATTCCGAATCAATTTCGGGGACAGATTCTAATGTCCGTTTGAATACGTTTCTTCGTTCACCGTCTCTGTCAAGAAGTGTACCGATTAGAGTGACTTTTACAATATCGGTAGAAATAATTTCTTCCGAGTCTTCTACGCCAAGCTCATTACCAAATTTGCGCATGATTTTATTAACCATTCCAATCAAGGTCTGGCCAACTTTAGAGGCACGGATGGCAATCAAATGATTGACCTGGAGTTTGGATAGTTGAGCGGCATCCTCTACCTGTACAGCAATCGTAGCAGTGTCAACACTTTGAACCCGTCCAAATGTATTCATTGTATCAAAATTAAATACTCTCATAGAGACCTCCTAAGAAATAATGTCCATAAAACCATCTATGGTCCAAAATGTCCCGTCCAGTATCTCAATTTCTTTATTAATGCAAATTTCAGTGGTGTTTTTCTTTTTGCCTTCTTGAATGGAGATGTAGTTTTTTGCGTTATTTGCCAATAAATGTGCAGCATGGTCCGATACTTCCTTTGTTAATACAACAACAGGTACACCGCCTCGAGCTTTGGTCAAAATATTTTCTTGTATCTGAGCATCATTAAATCCATACCCAATACATAAAAAGCTTCTGGCTTGTCCTATCCGCTCGTCTGCTGCACTCAGAAGTTGGCGTGGAGTACCTGTTAAAACAGCCGCATACTTTGAAGCACCTGGCGTAATTATTTCAGGAATTAATCCTGGTACCCGATCTTTTAACATTGGAACTGAAACAGCAACATCGTGGGTATCACAAAATACATCCAAAGAGCCATGTACTTTGACCAAATTCACACTTTTTTTCAAAGGAAAATCTTTGTCAAAATGTTTATGGTAGCAGCCATAAAATCCATTTGCAACTGGTATCTGCGCTAAATCACAAGCGTACTCGACGACCCGATCATAGTTTGTCGTTATAATATCGATTTTCTGCGGAGTGGCTTGATAAAGCTTCTTCAACAATTGTGATAATGCCAACTCCTGATGTCCAAAAAGGATACGGCCAAACAATTCAAAATCCCGCGAAGAAATCAATGACCATGTTTCCCATTTAACATCATTGAGTATATCAGGGGGAAATGTAATATCGGAAAGCGCGCTTTCCAAATCTTGGCCAGCCTGAAGATTTTCGCGGAAAGTGTTCCAACATTTTTCACCAGAGTATTTGGAATCCAACTGCTTTATGAGATGTTCCCCTAATTCCTGCATACCTGGGAGTCCATACGGTGCAGAGCTTCCGCTTCCAATCATCAAAAGAGGTGTATCTTCAACTGCAACTTGAATAGCTCGAAAAATATCGTCTCGTTCCATGTGTTCACAACTCCTCAAAAGAACAACTTTCGACATGTAAAGTATAAGCTATTTTGAGGACAAACTCAACCCGCTCTTCAATAATTTTAAACTATCAAACAAATAACGGACAATATATGACAAAATCTCCATAATAGAGACATTCTAAGCAGAAATGGAGGACAATTTATGAAATCATTGTCTAAAGCTATTACTGACTACCTTGAAGTGGGCGAATACGAACGAAAGCTTGCAGCAAATACCCTCAAGGCATATCGAATTGACTTGAGGCAATTTTCCGAGTTTACAGGCGATATGTGGCCCGACCGGGATATCTTAAGCGAGTACATCAAGCACTTGAATCAGAACTTTGCTCCTCGCTCTGTAAAGCGGAAACTTGCAAGCATTCGGGCTTTTTTCCACGAACTCATGTTGAATGGTGTATTGAAAGAAAATCCGTTTGAAAAGCTGCATATCCGTATCCAATCCCCTAAGCAGCTTCCAAGAATTATCCCGGGCCAAATTGTCCAAAGCCTGTTGCAGGGTGCGTATGATGCCTACGACCCTAACCGCCGAGATATCTTACGGGACATCATGGTGCTGGAGCTATTGTTTAGCACTGGCCTTCGCGTGTCGGAATTGTGCGCACTGACCAAGGATACCTTTCTTTTGGAGAATCACAAACTCTGCCTGCTAGTACGTGGAAAAGGAAACAAAGAACGTGTGCTGCAAATCACAACGCCAGAGCTGGTTCAACTTGCAAAAACTTACTTTGGTGAGTTTCAGGAAGAAATACAAGCGCATGGCTTTATATTGCTCAATAAAAGGAAAAATCCCCTTTCTCCTCAGTCAATTCGAAGAATCATTCAAAAATACTTGAAGCAAATTAGGGTAAATTACCCCATTACACCCCATATGTTCCGGCACACGTTTGCAACGTCTCTTTTGGAAGCCGGGATGGATATCCGATACATACAGGCTTTACTAGGTCATAGTTCTATTTCTACAACACAAATATACACGCATGTCGCAACAGCACAACAGACTATACTTCTGGCTGAAAAGCACCCCAGAGGAAAGATGACATTTTCACTTTAATCGCACAGGCCGCCGATTAACCGGCGGCCTCAGCTTGTCGAAAAATGGCCTGTCTGGTAATGAAGCCAGACAGGGCACAACGTTAATGAGGAATAAAATGTAGGAGGAGGGTGTGGAGGAGGGCGGAGCAAAGCGCTTTCTGGCTTTCCATCTTGCCAACTTTTTGAGGTTCATGGCAGCAAATTTAAGCCTCACCCAGTTGGAAACCTGGGCCAGACCACGGTAAACGGTATAGCGCATGGCGTGTTTTTCCTTTGCATCGGCAAAAACTCGCTCAATGGTCTCTTTGCGCCTTGCATAGAGCTGCTTGTACTCCGGGGTGTACCTGGCATCATCGGCCAGTTCCTCATAGCCCTTCCAGATGTGCCGCAGGACAGTCTTTACGAAGCTTTTGGATTTTGTACATAAATGCCGGGTGGGGCACTGGGCGCAAATTTTCGGATCGCTGCAGTATTCACGGTATCCATCCCGGTTGGTGGTGCGGCAGGACAGGATGTGGTATTCCGGGCAGATCACGCAGTCATAATATTCATCATAGACGTAAGACCACCAGGGATGTCCACCCTTCATCGTCATGGGCCGCTTGTAGGCTGTAGACAATACCCGGCCATCTCGAAATACCTTTTTGCAGATATGCGGGGTCTTGTAGGCAGCGTCTGCCACCACTGTTTCCACCTCTGGAAACGATTGAATCAATTTGTCGTAAACATCGTCAAACGCCACGCTGTCATGGACATTTCCGGGGGTGACCACTGTTTCCAATACGTAACCGCTCTTGTCACAGGCGGTATGGGCCTCATAAGCGAAGCACCGCTCGTGCTCCCCTTTGTGGAACATTCCACTCTCCGGGTCTGTGGTGGATACCGTTACTGCTTTCTGCTTTTTCGCCTCTTTCTTCCTCCGGCTCTGCTTCTTTTTTGAGGTGTTGTCCTGTTTCTTCCCTCCAGCTTTGGGTGGTTCTTCTTCATCATCCAGTGGCTTTTTTCCATGAGCCTCCCGGTCCGCGTTCACTTCCGCCAGCAGTTCTTCCTGGTATCGTTTTGCCGCTGCTGGTACCTCCTGCTTCATTTTCTTCTTCAGATTTGCGCTGGCTTTGATGTGTGTCCCATCTATAAATACCGCCGCCGGGGTCAGTGCTCCCGCACTGCCCGCCTCCTCCAATATCCACTGAAACACCAACTCTATCGTTTCCGGAGTGTACCGGTGCCGGAAGTTGTAGCTCACCGTGGAAAAATGGGGCAGCTCCTCACTCAGCGTGTATCGCAGAAACCACCGGTATGCTACATCTGTCTGGGCTCTGCGCAGCGTTCCCCGCAAAGAGGTATTCCCATCCAAATGCTGCAGCAATACGATTTTGAACAGCACCACTGGGTCGATGCTCCGCCGGCCCTCTTCTTTGCTGTACGACGCCTCCACGATTTTGTACAATTTCTCGAAATCTACCGCTGCATCCACCTGCCGCAATAGATGTTCGGGCGGCACCAGGCTTTCTGTGTCCACCATTTCTATGACCCCTCGCTCATTTTTCCCTCGCTCCAACATTTCCCTCACCCCTTACTCCCTATTTTATCATCTTTACATGAAAATGTCTGCCAAAAGGCAGACTTTTTCGACAGGCTGAGGGGGAACGAAATTTCGTTCCCCCTTTGGGGGCCCTCAAAATTGAGGAGGAGGGCGGAAATTTCCGACACCCTCGCATTTCAAGAGAGGGATCAAGTTTGATCCTCTCACCATCAAACTGAGCGACAATTCGTCACCGAGTTAACCCGTCGAATTGACGGGTTAGGTTCCGTCGCATTTCACGACGGAATGTCTAGATTGAAGCTAGGGCTGTCCATTCTGTGGACACCCCCTTATTTCGAATGAGGGTAAAACGAACTATGTTACCGTCACGTGACCGTAAAATGACAGGGCTGCTTGCACATTTTTATCCCCTTATTTTTGTCTAACCTTTTGAGGGTACTTCAAAAAAGGGGCGGCATTTTACATAATAACGGATGCCAGCCAGGTTCCACAAAAGTTTTGCACATTTTCCACACCTTTTTCCACATCCATTCCAGCACAACCGGGCTGGAGTCCGGGGAGTTTCAGAGGGTAAAGCGTGAAAACGTGACTTTTTCAGCGGGGACAGGGTGACATAATTATCCCAGGGAGATGTCCCGGGTGGCGTAGGCGTTCAGGTCCCACCCGGCGGTGTGCCCCGCCTGGAGCTCGTAAAAGCCCTGACAGCCGATCATGGCGGCGTTGTCCCCACAGTATTTCAGCTCAGGGAGAAACAGCGCGTCCCCACTGGCGGCGCAGGCCGCCTGGAGGTCGGCCCGAATGCGGCTGTTGGCGGCCACCCCGCCGGCCACGGCGATCTTGCCATAGCCCCGCTCCCGTGCGGCGGACATCACCCGGGGAACCAGGGAATCGCTCACCGCCCTTCCGAAGCTGGCGGCAAAGGCGGGCAGGTCGATGGCCTCCCCCTTCTGCTCCGCGTTGTGGATCAGGTTGAGGCTGGCGGTTTTCAGCCCAGAGAAGGACATATCCAGCTCCGCCCCCGACACATGGGCCACGGGCAGGGAGTATTTTTGGTCGTCCCCCCCCTGGGCCAGCCGGTCCATAGGCCCGCCCCCGGGGTAGCCGATGCCCAGCACCCGGGCCACCTTGTCGAAGCACTCCCCGGCGGCGTCGTCCCGGGTCCCCCCCAGGACGGACATCTCGGTGTAGGACCGCACGTCCACAATGGCGGTGGTCCCCCCGGAGACGCACAGGCAGACGAAGGGGGGCTCCAGGCCGGGGTGGGTGATGTAGTTGGCGGCGATGTGACCCCGGACATGGTGGACGGGGATGAGGGGCAGGTCCAGGGCCAGCGCCGCCCCCTTGGCGAAGTTGACCCCCACCAGCACCGCCCCGATGAGCCCGGGGGCGTAGGTGACGGCGATGGCGTCCAGGTCGGACTTGCTCAGCCCGGCCTCAGAGACGGCTTTTTCTGCCAGCCCGGAGATGGCCTCCACATGCTTCCGGGAGGCGATCTCAGGCACCACGCCGCCGTAAATAGCGTGCATCTCGATTTGAGAGGACACACAGCTGGACAGCACTGTCCGCCCGTCCCGGACCACGGCGGCGGCGGTGTCGTCACAGGAGGATTCAATAGCTAAAATGTTCATAGAGACACCACTTTCAAAGGAAATAATGTAGGGCGGGACGACTCGGCCCGCCGCATTTCGAAAATATGCGGTTTAACGGCGCGCAGGGGTCGTCGTGCCCTACGGCTTCTCCCCGAACTCCCGGGTCATGATGACCGCGTCCTCCCGGGGGTGCTGGTAGTAGCCCGGGCGCAGGCCTGCCCGTTGGAAGCCGAATTTCTCATACAGGGCGATGGCGGGGGCGTTGGACTTGCGCACCTCCAGGGTGAGGAAGGCCAGGTTGGCCGCGCCGAAGCGGCAGAACACGTCCAGCAGGGCGGAGGCAACCCCATGCCGCCGGGCGTCGGGAGTGACGGCGATGTTGTCGATATACCCCTCGTCCAGAATGGCGTGGAGCCCGGCGTAGCCCAAAATGTTGCCCGCCTCCCCGTCCTCCGCCACGATGAAGCTGGCCTGCGTATCGAAGAGGGCGTCCTCCAGCAGATTTTCGCTCCAGGGGTCGGTGAAGCACTCCCGCTCCAGGGCGGCGATCTGGGGGATATGACTGCGGTCCATAGGGACGATCTCGTAATACATAGGAAAACTCCTTTTTATGGTGTGTAGGGGCCGACGACCTCGGCGGCCCGTCTCTGTGTCATGCGGCGCGCCCCGTGCGTGTAGGGGCGGGTAATACCCGCCCGCTTCTATCGTAAGGTTGGTTGGTGTCCAGCGGGCGGATGATATCCGCCCCTACAGTATGCCAAACAGAATCAATCCGACAGAATTGGTACCCAGGTTGGCCCCCATGTGGACCAGCCAGGAGGGAAACAGGGACCCATCCCGGTCCAGCCAGTCGAAGAGCAGTCCAGCCACCGTCAACCCGGCCACCATGAGGACAATCAGGACGGGCGACCCCCAGTTGCTGGTGATGGACACGTGGTACAGGGCAAAGGCCAGGGCGGAGAAGCCGTAGGCCAGCCTCACGTACCCCAGGCGGTACAGGGTGAGGAAGGCGAACCCCCGAAAAAAGTATTCTTCCAGCAAAGAATTACAAAACGTAATATAGAGAGCGGCCAGAGGGAAGGTCTTTTGGGTAATTCCCTCCTTCACGGCCAGGTTTTCCGGGATAGCGGACAGGTCCAGCCAGGGGGCGAGGAGAAGGTAGCCGCCCAGCAAGAGGAGGAACACAGCCGCCGCCAAGGGGATAGCAAGCCTCAGCGCTTTATAGCCCGGACGCCGGAAGGGCCGGAGGACCGCCCGGTCCCCAGCGGCCCGGGCGTACAAGATGGCGGTTCCCCCAAAGACCACGATTTTCAGTGCGGACTTCACCGGGTAGATGGGCCGGAGCATCCCCTCCACCCAGGCCATCACAAGACAGCCCACTATCACCAGTAGGACAGCGAAAACGGCCCGCTTTTTTGTGTCCGTCATCAGGCAATCCCTCC
It contains:
- the xerD_6 gene encoding Tyrosine recombinase XerD encodes the protein MKSLSKAITDYLEVGEYERKLAANTLKAYRIDLRQFSEFTGDMWPDRDILSEYIKHLNQNFAPRSVKRKLASIRAFFHELMLNGVLKENPFEKLHIRIQSPKQLPRIIPGQIVQSLLQGAYDAYDPNRRDILRDIMVLELLFSTGLRVSELCALTKDTFLLENHKLCLLVRGKGNKERVLQITTPELVQLAKTYFGEFQEEIQAHGFILLNKRKNPLSPQSIRRIIQKYLKQIRVNYPITPHMFRHTFATSLLEAGMDIRYIQALLGHSSISTTQIYTHVATAQQTILLAEKHPRGKMTFSL
- the tsaD_2 gene encoding tRNA N6-adenosine threonylcarbamoyltransferase, yielding MNILAIESSCDDTAAAVVRDGRTVLSSCVSSQIEMHAIYGGVVPEIASRKHVEAISGLAEKAVSEAGLSKSDLDAIAVTYAPGLIGAVLVGVNFAKGAALALDLPLIPVHHVRGHIAANYITHPGLEPPFVCLCVSGGTTAIVDVRSYTEMSVLGGTRDDAAGECFDKVARVLGIGYPGGGPMDRLAQGGDDQKYSLPVAHVSGAELDMSFSGLKTASLNLIHNAEQKGEAIDLPAFAASFGRAVSDSLVPRVMSAARERGYGKIAVAGGVAANSRIRADLQAACAASGDALFLPELKYCGDNAAMIGCQGFYELQAGHTAGWDLNAYATRDISLG
- the rimI gene encoding [Ribosomal protein S18]-alanine N-acetyltransferase; the encoded protein is MYYEIVPMDRSHIPQIAALERECFTDPWSENLLEDALFDTQASFIVAEDGEAGNILGYAGLHAILDEGYIDNIAVTPDARRHGVASALLDVFCRFGAANLAFLTLEVRKSNAPAIALYEKFGFQRAGLRPGYYQHPREDAVIMTREFGEKP
- a CDS encoding IS3 family transposase ISCfr25, whose product is MSRFHSDAYKWSLYEKFRNGFTLTELCEISGVTDKPLREWFRHIDSQYARSTQLSVKSVQQENEHLKLIVQQRQNELKLLNEIIAGIPEAQRISRAYPLLKIYGPNQVCRSLCIRKSNLYYRTFRRPEVTVYEKHNQELLPVIQEICDRSIQRPGSENIRQQLMGQGFTVSKHKVLELLHEIALQPPSKRECTNTNWQSSDANLLARQFSPRAPNMVWVSDITEFKTDIGTCYLCTILDLFARRVIGARLSLHKDTSLVLLTFRDALEVRGHPASLLFHSDRGSQYTAHEFRNLLLSCGVKQSFSAPGVPYDNAPMESFFASLKVEETHRFRYAGISDLTASLREYISFYNEERPHSSIGNLTPIQAENNYYKEQSTVKHIGCAPFACKK
- a CDS encoding IS1182 family transposase ISBcl1 — encoded protein: MVDTESLVPPEHLLRQVDAAVDFEKLYKIVEASYSKEEGRRSIDPVVLFKIVLLQHLDGNTSLRGTLRRAQTDVAYRWFLRYTLSEELPHFSTVSYNFRHRYTPETIELVFQWILEEAGSAGALTPAAVFIDGTHIKASANLKKKMKQEVPAAAKRYQEELLAEVNADREAHGKKPLDDEEEPPKAGGKKQDNTSKKKQSRRKKEAKKQKAVTVSTTDPESGMFHKGEHERCFAYEAHTACDKSGYVLETVVTPGNVHDSVAFDDVYDKLIQSFPEVETVVADAAYKTPHICKKVFRDGRVLSTAYKRPMTMKGGHPWWSYVYDEYYDCVICPEYHILSCRTTNRDGYREYCSDPKICAQCPTRHLCTKSKSFVKTVLRHIWKGYEELADDARYTPEYKQLYARRKETIERVFADAKEKHAMRYTVYRGLAQVSNWVRLKFAAMNLKKLARWKARKRFAPPSSTPSSYILFLINVVPCLASLPDRPFFDKLRPPVNRRPVRLK